One region of Synechococcus elongatus PCC 11801 genomic DNA includes:
- the folB gene encoding dihydroneopterin aldolase translates to MREADGSTRLGQSGLARRSESGMDELVVRGIRAYGYTGFFDAEQELGQWFEVDMRVWVDLQPAGTSDQLGDTLDYSQAVQVVQTGIRQSRFRTIERLAADLCDRLFQHFPSLSELELTLRKLAPPIPDFSGDVSLVLRRSRP, encoded by the coding sequence TTGCGCGAGGCAGACGGATCGACTCGTTTGGGACAATCAGGACTGGCGAGGCGATCGGAGTCAGGCATGGATGAGTTAGTGGTGCGGGGCATCCGTGCCTACGGCTACACAGGGTTCTTTGATGCCGAGCAAGAACTGGGTCAGTGGTTTGAAGTCGACATGCGTGTCTGGGTCGATCTTCAGCCTGCTGGAACCAGTGATCAGCTCGGCGACACCTTGGACTACAGCCAAGCCGTGCAGGTTGTGCAAACGGGGATTCGTCAGAGTCGTTTCCGCACGATCGAGCGGCTCGCCGCCGATCTCTGCGATCGCCTGTTTCAGCACTTCCCGAGTTTGTCAGAACTAGAGTTGACGCTGCGGAAGCTCGCGCCCCCAATTCCCGACTTCAGCGGAGATGTCAGCTTGGTCTTGCGGCGATCGCGCCCGTGA
- a CDS encoding protein-tyrosine phosphatase family protein, whose translation MFLFPRKARRSRKASAAKLTIDWVIPGRLAIGPLPHDQQRSQFEQAQIQAVLSLCAPHEGPIPAWIQALQWQRCVLPDSHCNRLITVSEIEQAVEQLHQLLQVATPVYIHCIASIERSPLITLAYLCRHRSLDFWEALSHLQQVHNPTRPTDAQMKVLQQYLRTVSSQT comes from the coding sequence ATGTTTCTTTTTCCGCGCAAAGCTCGTCGTTCCAGAAAAGCATCTGCAGCCAAGCTAACCATTGATTGGGTGATCCCTGGGCGGTTGGCGATCGGACCCCTGCCCCACGACCAGCAGCGATCGCAATTTGAGCAGGCTCAGATTCAAGCCGTTTTGTCACTTTGCGCCCCCCACGAAGGTCCCATTCCCGCTTGGATACAGGCTTTGCAGTGGCAACGCTGTGTTCTGCCAGACAGTCACTGCAATCGCTTGATTACAGTTTCAGAAATTGAGCAGGCCGTCGAGCAACTCCACCAGCTGCTCCAAGTGGCAACACCTGTCTACATCCACTGCATTGCCTCGATCGAGCGATCGCCCCTGATCACGTTGGCCTACCTCTGTCGCCATCGCAGCCTAGACTTTTGGGAGGCGTTGAGCCATCTACAGCAGGTGCATAATCCCACCCGGCCCACGGATGCCCAGATGAAAGTGTTGCAGCAATATCTCCGCACTGTCTCGAGTCAAACTTAA
- a CDS encoding NAD-dependent epimerase/dehydratase family protein: MNVLLTSATGYLGQAIAAALQAKGHRVTALARSAATVQRLEAAGIQSYRGDLTDTIALQKAAAQVDAVIHTAATNDAAMGLVDRQAVETLLAAIAGTHKPFLYTSGLWVIGNTGATVADETFPLNPPALVAWRPAVEALVLSAADRGVRSIVIRPALVYGRGGGLLSLLMQAGQRQGAVPVIGAGDNAWSFIHIDDLAALYVAALEQAPAGTLLIGASGESISMQQVALTIAKTLGMGHRLQHLTLEEARAIWGDLADALALDQRVSGARAQQQLNWQPVAPWVFQELTQGSYAAKAIAA; the protein is encoded by the coding sequence ATGAACGTCCTCCTCACGAGTGCAACCGGTTATTTAGGGCAGGCGATCGCGGCTGCTCTTCAGGCCAAAGGTCATCGGGTGACTGCCTTGGCGCGATCGGCAGCAACTGTCCAACGACTGGAAGCTGCGGGAATTCAGTCCTATCGCGGCGACCTCACGGACACCATCGCCTTGCAAAAAGCTGCGGCTCAAGTTGACGCGGTCATTCACACCGCGGCCACCAACGATGCAGCCATGGGGCTGGTGGATCGGCAGGCTGTGGAAACCTTACTGGCAGCGATCGCGGGCACTCACAAGCCCTTCCTCTACACCAGCGGTCTTTGGGTGATAGGTAACACCGGCGCAACGGTTGCGGATGAAACGTTCCCGCTTAATCCGCCAGCGCTAGTGGCTTGGCGACCCGCCGTGGAAGCGCTGGTTTTGTCGGCTGCTGATCGAGGGGTGCGATCGATCGTGATTCGGCCTGCACTGGTCTATGGGCGGGGTGGTGGCTTGCTCTCCCTGCTAATGCAAGCAGGCCAACGCCAAGGGGCGGTTCCTGTGATCGGTGCGGGAGACAATGCTTGGTCTTTCATTCACATCGATGATCTGGCAGCACTCTACGTGGCGGCGCTGGAGCAGGCACCGGCTGGAACCCTGCTAATTGGCGCCAGTGGCGAGTCCATTTCCATGCAACAAGTGGCACTCACGATCGCCAAGACCCTAGGGATGGGTCATCGCTTGCAGCACCTGACGCTGGAGGAAGCTCGGGCTATCTGGGGAGATTTAGCGGATGCGCTTGCCCTCGATCAACGGGTTTCAGGCGCTCGCGCCCAACAACAGCTGAATTGGCAGCCCGTTGCCCCTTGGGTGTTTCAGGAATTGACCCAAGGCTCTTACGCGGCTAAGGCGATCGCAGCCTAG
- a CDS encoding MFS transporter, with product MRLVAQSSPPLWISVAVAFYAFISIGLAEASLGVLLPSILAEYGLTSATITLLFISQICGYILAAITSSLVMARLGLGRLLVLAAGLLTAALLIYALVPTWLLMVLAGPLLGMGIGLIDAGINTTLVQDDRTAHLLGALHGFYGIGAFAGPAIATTLLALGLEWRQVYGVLATLTSLLLIGVFTALLYRYPPLLKDPNPLASAADVQLRRSLRTPIVFLFGAFLLIYVGIEASVSHWAYSVQTIARATPPLWAGYGLSAYWLGLTAGRFLLSYSLRSLGGLRTITLSLGLLMIGLIGWWQQPQSLISLPLIGFALAAIFPTIIWLIPKRLPEGMVPATVGFATSAASVGSALIPAGIGWVASGAGLEVVPLLILPLAIAMGGLHGLLLRSP from the coding sequence ATGCGCCTCGTTGCCCAGTCATCACCACCACTTTGGATCAGTGTGGCGGTCGCCTTCTATGCCTTCATCAGCATCGGTTTAGCGGAAGCCAGCCTTGGTGTGCTGTTGCCCTCGATTCTGGCGGAGTATGGGCTGACCTCAGCCACAATCACGCTGCTGTTTATCAGTCAAATCTGTGGCTACATCCTCGCGGCGATCACCAGCAGTTTGGTCATGGCACGACTGGGGCTAGGACGGTTGTTGGTCTTGGCCGCTGGTCTGCTAACTGCCGCACTACTGATTTATGCCCTCGTTCCAACTTGGTTGCTGATGGTGCTGGCGGGGCCACTGCTGGGCATGGGCATTGGGCTAATTGATGCAGGCATCAACACCACACTGGTGCAGGACGATCGCACGGCTCATTTGCTGGGAGCGCTGCACGGCTTCTATGGCATTGGCGCTTTTGCGGGACCAGCGATCGCGACCACACTCTTGGCTTTGGGTTTGGAGTGGCGACAAGTCTACGGCGTTCTCGCCACGCTCACGAGCTTGCTATTGATTGGCGTGTTTACAGCCTTGCTCTATCGCTACCCACCCCTCCTCAAGGATCCAAATCCGCTTGCTAGTGCTGCTGATGTGCAGCTCCGGCGATCGCTGCGTACCCCGATCGTGTTTTTGTTTGGGGCATTTCTGCTGATCTATGTCGGCATCGAAGCCTCGGTGAGCCACTGGGCCTACAGCGTCCAAACGATTGCTCGGGCCACGCCGCCCCTTTGGGCGGGCTATGGTCTCAGTGCCTACTGGTTAGGGTTGACAGCCGGTCGATTCTTGCTGAGCTACAGTCTGCGATCGCTGGGCGGACTCCGCACCATTACCCTCTCGCTGGGCTTGCTGATGATCGGGCTGATTGGCTGGTGGCAGCAGCCTCAATCGCTGATCAGTCTGCCGTTGATTGGCTTTGCGCTGGCTGCGATTTTCCCCACGATTATCTGGCTGATTCCCAAACGTCTACCGGAAGGCATGGTGCCGGCAACGGTTGGTTTTGCAACCAGTGCAGCCAGTGTGGGGTCAGCGCTGATTCCGGCTGGAATCGGCTGGGTGGCTAGTGGCGCTGGCTTAGAAGTGGTACCGCTGCTGATTCTGCCGCTGGCGATCGCCATGGGGGGCTTACATGGCCTACTGCTGCGATCGCCTTAA
- the gndA gene encoding NADP-dependent phosphogluconate dehydrogenase, giving the protein MALQQFGLIGLAVMGENLALNIERHGFSLTVYNRTAEKTEAFMADRAQGKNIVPAYSLEDFVASLERPRRILVMVKAGGPVDAVVEQLKPLLDPGDLIIDGGNSLFTDTERRVKDLEALGLGFMGMGVSGGEEGALNGPSLMPGGTQAAYEAVEPIVRSIAAQVDDGPCVTYIGPGGSGHYVKMVHNGIEYGDMQLIAEAYDLLKSVVGLNASELHQVFSAWNETPELNSFLIEITADIFTKLDDLGTGQPLVELILDAAGQKGTGRWTVETALEIGVAIPTIIAAVNARILSSIKTERQAASEILSGPIAEPFSGDRQALIDSIRDALYCSKICSYAQGMALLAKASQVYNYSLNLGELARIWKGGCIIRAGFLNKIKQAYDADPTLANLLLAPEFRQTILDRQVAWRRVIAIAAERGIPVPAFSASLDYFDSYRRDRLPQNLTQAQRDYFGAHTYERTDRSGTFHAQWF; this is encoded by the coding sequence ATGGCACTGCAACAGTTCGGCCTCATCGGGCTGGCAGTGATGGGTGAGAATCTCGCCCTGAACATCGAGCGGCATGGCTTCTCTCTGACGGTCTACAACCGCACCGCCGAGAAAACGGAAGCCTTCATGGCCGATCGCGCCCAAGGCAAGAACATTGTGCCGGCCTATAGCCTCGAAGATTTTGTCGCTAGTTTGGAACGACCGCGCCGCATTTTAGTCATGGTCAAGGCGGGTGGGCCAGTTGATGCTGTCGTAGAGCAACTGAAACCCCTGCTGGATCCCGGTGACTTGATCATTGATGGGGGGAACTCCCTGTTTACGGACACCGAGCGCCGCGTCAAAGACCTCGAAGCTCTCGGCCTCGGCTTCATGGGCATGGGCGTCAGTGGCGGTGAAGAAGGGGCGCTGAATGGCCCCAGCTTGATGCCGGGGGGGACACAAGCTGCTTACGAAGCTGTTGAACCAATCGTGCGCAGCATTGCCGCTCAAGTCGATGATGGCCCCTGCGTTACCTACATCGGGCCGGGCGGATCGGGGCACTACGTCAAGATGGTGCACAACGGCATTGAATACGGCGATATGCAGTTGATCGCCGAAGCCTATGACCTGCTCAAATCAGTGGTCGGATTGAATGCCAGCGAACTGCACCAGGTCTTTTCGGCTTGGAATGAAACGCCGGAACTCAACTCCTTTCTGATTGAGATCACGGCAGATATCTTCACCAAGCTGGATGACTTAGGCACCGGTCAGCCACTGGTTGAGCTGATTTTAGATGCCGCTGGTCAAAAAGGAACTGGTCGCTGGACGGTGGAAACGGCGTTGGAGATCGGCGTAGCCATTCCAACCATTATTGCGGCGGTCAATGCGCGCATTCTGTCCTCGATCAAAACCGAGCGTCAGGCGGCTTCTGAAATTCTTTCAGGACCGATCGCAGAACCCTTTAGTGGCGATCGCCAAGCCTTGATCGACAGCATTCGGGATGCGCTGTACTGCTCGAAAATCTGTTCCTATGCCCAAGGCATGGCACTCCTTGCCAAAGCCTCACAGGTCTACAACTACAGCCTCAATCTGGGTGAACTGGCACGGATTTGGAAAGGCGGTTGCATTATTCGCGCTGGTTTTCTGAACAAGATTAAGCAGGCCTACGACGCCGACCCGACTCTCGCTAATCTGTTGCTGGCACCCGAGTTTCGGCAGACGATTCTCGATCGCCAAGTCGCTTGGCGGCGTGTGATTGCGATCGCGGCCGAGCGTGGCATTCCAGTTCCTGCCTTCAGTGCTTCGCTGGATTACTTCGATAGCTACCGGCGCGATCGCCTACCCCAAAACCTCACGCAAGCGCAGCGCGACTACTTTGGGGCTCACACCTACGAACGTACCGATCGCTCAGGCACGTTCCACGCCCAGTGGTTCTAG
- a CDS encoding DMT family transporter, which translates to MISLRSSWRQVVARCQACLFLGLALLSGAILPIQVSCNAQLARSLDSVPLAATLSYLTGSVVLIGLLLSGRFERPRWSAIAQAPRWSLIGGVMGPWYVLSSTHFVSVLGTTLTLGLVVSGQAIVSVITDHYGWLNVPRHRLTPLRRAALGLFAIALFFLLQPRA; encoded by the coding sequence ATGATTTCGCTTCGTTCCAGTTGGCGGCAGGTTGTTGCCCGCTGCCAAGCCTGTCTGTTTCTGGGGCTGGCTCTGCTTAGTGGAGCCATCCTGCCGATTCAGGTCAGTTGCAATGCTCAGCTCGCGCGATCGCTCGACTCTGTGCCCCTCGCCGCAACACTGTCCTACCTCACGGGCAGTGTGGTGCTCATCGGCCTGCTGCTGAGCGGTCGGTTTGAACGCCCTCGCTGGTCCGCGATCGCCCAAGCGCCGCGCTGGAGCTTGATTGGGGGCGTGATGGGACCTTGGTATGTCCTTTCTAGTACGCACTTTGTCTCTGTTCTGGGCACTACCCTGACGCTCGGGCTAGTGGTCAGTGGGCAGGCGATCGTCAGCGTCATCACGGATCACTACGGCTGGCTCAATGTGCCTCGGCATCGCCTAACTCCCTTGCGGCGGGCGGCTTTGGGACTGTTCGCGATCGCTCTGTTCTTTCTCCTGCAACCGAGGGCTTAA
- a CDS encoding MarR family winged helix-turn-helix transcriptional regulator, with the protein MASDKIDRILEQWQQELPQVNVAPLAVTGRLLRIARLLEKQRETLLAKYGLSVWSFDVLATLRRQGPPYQLKPTDLYSLLMLSSGAMTNRIDRLEQDGIVVRSRDGSDRRSVIVQLTPKGIALADEVMPVLFAQEGALLSEFATPEELERLVPLLRRLLLSLEEIA; encoded by the coding sequence ATGGCTTCAGACAAAATCGATCGCATTCTTGAGCAGTGGCAGCAGGAACTGCCCCAGGTCAACGTTGCTCCGTTGGCTGTGACGGGTCGGTTGTTGCGCATTGCTCGATTGCTCGAAAAGCAGCGTGAGACCTTGCTGGCCAAGTACGGTCTCAGCGTTTGGTCCTTTGATGTGCTGGCGACGCTGCGCCGTCAGGGGCCGCCCTATCAGCTCAAACCGACGGATCTCTACAGTCTGTTGATGCTCTCCTCGGGAGCGATGACCAACCGCATCGATCGCCTAGAGCAGGATGGAATCGTGGTGCGATCGCGAGATGGCAGCGATCGCCGCAGCGTGATTGTGCAACTGACGCCGAAAGGCATTGCGCTAGCAGATGAAGTGATGCCTGTTCTTTTTGCTCAAGAAGGGGCACTGCTCTCCGAATTTGCCACTCCAGAGGAGTTGGAGAGGTTGGTGCCACTGCTGAGACGATTACTGCTGTCTTTGGAAGAGATAGCTTAG
- a CDS encoding ABC transporter transmembrane domain-containing protein, with product MVLSSLAEMLSLGAIVPFLAVLAQPERLWSNPWVQYLAPTLGWTRASDLVIPICLLFALTALISGGVRILSLQMNIRLANAVGSDLSSEVYRRTLYQPYTVQVSRNSSEVITAISNQVGAVISILTGLLQLLTGLLISLGLILTLVAINPQVTLGLAIGVGLIYAVIIHRNRLQLALLGRRIVEDETRLIRLLQEGLGAIRDVLLDGSQPLFVDSYRRADRRLRRDRGMSQVLALAPRYGLEAVGIALIALTVLVLGQQGAPLLSVLPLLGVLALGSQRLLPTLQLIYGCWVGLTANLPALQSINHWLDCCQKVAPALEPRSQHKAFHRRG from the coding sequence ATGGTGCTCAGCTCTCTGGCAGAGATGCTGAGCTTGGGGGCTATTGTGCCGTTCTTGGCAGTGTTAGCCCAACCGGAACGGCTTTGGAGCAATCCTTGGGTGCAATACCTAGCCCCAACTCTCGGCTGGACGCGCGCCAGTGATCTCGTGATTCCCATCTGCCTGCTCTTCGCACTGACAGCACTAATTTCAGGTGGAGTGCGAATTCTGTCGTTGCAGATGAATATACGGCTGGCTAACGCTGTCGGCTCGGACTTGAGTAGCGAAGTCTATCGCCGCACACTTTATCAACCCTATACGGTGCAGGTAAGCCGCAACAGCAGTGAAGTGATTACCGCAATTTCCAATCAAGTGGGTGCGGTTATTTCAATCTTGACTGGTCTCCTGCAGTTACTGACTGGACTCTTAATCAGCCTAGGCTTAATCCTGACGTTGGTCGCTATCAACCCCCAGGTTACTTTGGGGCTGGCGATCGGAGTGGGATTGATCTATGCCGTGATCATTCATCGCAATCGTCTCCAGCTAGCACTCTTAGGACGACGGATTGTTGAGGATGAGACCCGACTGATTCGGCTTCTACAAGAAGGACTCGGTGCAATTCGAGATGTTTTGCTAGATGGCAGTCAACCACTGTTTGTCGATAGTTATCGCCGTGCCGATCGCCGTCTGCGACGCGATCGAGGGATGAGCCAAGTGCTGGCTCTTGCGCCCCGTTATGGATTAGAGGCGGTTGGCATAGCTCTCATTGCCCTGACCGTATTGGTGTTGGGACAGCAAGGAGCTCCACTTTTAAGTGTTCTGCCGCTGTTAGGAGTTTTGGCGCTGGGATCTCAGCGATTATTGCCAACTCTCCAGCTGATTTATGGCTGCTGGGTTGGACTGACGGCAAATCTACCGGCACTTCAGTCGATAAATCATTGGCTGGATTGCTGCCAGAAAGTGGCACCAGCGTTGGAGCCGCGATCGCAGCATAAAGCATTCCATCGCCGAGGCTGA
- a CDS encoding DMT family transporter, translating to MDVLIALLGAGSGGGLLSIGAAANARLKQTLRSPIAATAINFIVGSSTLALLLALGVFGAQPLDRLGQVPIWAFCGGGLGAVYVTLNTLVIGRLGLTTTMLAVVCSQLLMSLVIDQWGWFGLTPQPISPSRVVAIGLLLVAVTLTHLDRDR from the coding sequence ATGGATGTTTTGATTGCGTTACTGGGTGCTGGATCGGGAGGTGGGTTGCTATCCATAGGAGCCGCAGCCAACGCCCGACTGAAGCAAACGCTGCGATCTCCCATCGCTGCAACAGCCATCAACTTCATCGTGGGTTCCAGTACCCTGGCGCTGCTCTTAGCGCTGGGTGTGTTTGGCGCTCAACCCCTCGATCGCCTCGGACAGGTGCCCATCTGGGCATTTTGTGGAGGCGGACTGGGAGCCGTTTACGTGACCCTAAATACGCTGGTCATTGGCAGGCTAGGGCTCACGACCACGATGCTCGCGGTGGTCTGCAGTCAGTTGCTGATGTCCCTCGTCATTGACCAATGGGGTTGGTTTGGCCTCACACCTCAACCGATCAGCCCGTCTCGCGTTGTTGCGATCGGCCTACTCCTGGTTGCCGTTACGCTGACCCATTTAGACCGCGATCGCTAA
- a CDS encoding NUDIX hydrolase, translating to MSIPPAAPEPAPEVALAVITQGRQYLLQLRDDLDWILYPGQWGLFGGHIEPGETPWQALQRELQEEIGYSPQTATFLWSEAEPTVTRHLFHVLLEVDLWALQLGEGQDFHLVDPAAIAQGAVYSARIQQQRAIGAPHYKILQRFQANYSYLLNGDRKTEVQ from the coding sequence ATGTCTATTCCTCCTGCTGCCCCAGAACCGGCTCCAGAAGTTGCGTTGGCTGTCATCACCCAAGGTCGTCAATACTTGCTGCAACTGCGCGATGACTTGGACTGGATTCTCTATCCCGGCCAGTGGGGCTTGTTTGGGGGCCATATTGAACCTGGTGAAACGCCTTGGCAAGCCCTGCAGCGCGAACTCCAAGAAGAAATTGGCTATTCGCCGCAGACAGCGACGTTTCTCTGGAGCGAAGCAGAACCAACTGTGACCCGTCATCTGTTTCATGTGCTGCTAGAGGTTGATCTCTGGGCTTTGCAACTGGGAGAGGGTCAAGACTTCCACCTCGTCGATCCGGCTGCGATCGCCCAAGGCGCCGTCTATTCAGCTCGCATCCAGCAGCAACGGGCGATCGGCGCACCGCACTACAAAATCTTGCAGCGCTTCCAGGCCAACTATTCATACCTGCTGAACGGCGATCGCAAGACAGAAGTGCAATAG